From a single Macrobrachium rosenbergii isolate ZJJX-2024 chromosome 7, ASM4041242v1, whole genome shotgun sequence genomic region:
- the LOC136839950 gene encoding uncharacterized protein has protein sequence MKVQTLLLLIGTITTVLAAPQFDFNNNQPTPYSLPHGVSDPQHRRREGTQGDSFTVRRTEGEFRWLQPNGLFRITRYTADDALGFRAIVSEEPGERVGNYYTNSLLGGSVEVPSVFPSRGNQQSFSGFQSGNQQSFSSFDSGNRIVTSSQSFQNQAPSRAQPSRLNN, from the exons ATGAAG gTCCAAacgctgttgttgttgattggtACCATTACCACGGTATTGGCTGCGCCTCAGTTCGACTTCAACAATAATCAG CCAACGCCCTACAGCTTGCCTCACGGCGTGAGTGACCCCCAACACAGGCGACGAGAAGGAACACAAGGAGACAGTTTCACTGTCAGGAGGACAGAGGGCGAATTCAGGTGGCTCCAGCCCAATGGACTCTTCAG AATAACTCGATACACTGCTGACGATGCCTTAGGATTTCGTGCAATTGTCAGTGAGGAACCTGGTGAGAGAGTAGGAAACTACTACACAAACTCCTTGCTGGGTGGCTCAGTCGAAGTGCCTTCAGTTTTCCCAAGCCGAGGAAATCAGCAGTCCTTCAGTGGCTTCCAGTCAGGAAATCAACAGTCCTTCAGCAGCTTCGACTCAGGAAACCGAATCGTGACGAGTTCTCAGAGCTTCCAGAATCAGGCACCAAGCAGAGCCCAACCTTCCAGACTCAACAATTAG